A region of Fusarium keratoplasticum isolate Fu6.1 chromosome 6, whole genome shotgun sequence DNA encodes the following proteins:
- a CDS encoding Tr-type G domain-containing protein, which produces MPVVTPEKLASLQRQSSDIRNICILAHVDHGKTSLTDALLATNGIISPKLAGKIRYLDSRPDEQTRGITMESSAISLYFAMRRKTAPDAEPEDKEYLVNLIDSPGHIDFSSEVSTASRLCDGAVVLVDAVEGVCSQTVTVLRQTWIEKLKPLLVINKIDRLVTELKMTPGEAYIHLSKLLEQVNAVLGSFFQGERMEEDLNWREKMEERVNAATAAKESALADQVSDTGDIQFEERDDEDIYFAPEKNNVIFSSAIDGWAFTCRQFAAMYEKKLGIKRGVMEKVLWGNFYLDPKTKKILGPKHLKGRNLKPLFVQLVLEPVWTVYQATVGGDNGTGDRELLEKVTRSLNIKLTPHLLKSRDQRLLMTTVFASWLPLSTALLVSVIESLPSPAAAQAERLPELLEESPGSEHIDKSIKDAMVSFKHEKSDPVVAYVSKMVSVPESELPENKRRTGVQMSGEEARDLARKKRAEAARAQAAAGENGVDSMATALDAVNLDDYAPELEEKKVDPEHLIGFARIYSGTLSVGDKLYVIPPKWSPAEPHAAPEPQEVTVTALYMLMGRNLEALESVPAGCVFGIGGLEGKILKSGTLCSRLEGAVNLAGVSMVGKPIVRVALEPVNPADLDKMIHGLELLVQSDPCAEYELLASGEHVLLTAGELHLERCLTDLKERFALCDIQPGAPLVPYRETIVRAEEMRPPANKELGRGAVVATTSSKQVTISLRVQPLPADVTEFLLKNADAIKRLYDRKAKAEESEGEEIAAETDVAAGNTLSVEDFKKQLKEKLESGKGRENWKDRIDKIVAFGPRRTGPNFLIDATADGIFSKAFATENTTGAAPRAGESLHPSHLADKISYAFQLAAAQGPLCNEPLQGVAVFVEEVTLNLAEDDTSARDKLGRLTGEIIKTFQSALRSGFLDWSSRLMLAMYSVEIQASTEVLGRVYDVLTRRRGRVIAEIMKEGTPFFTIQALLPVAESFGFADEMRKRTSGAAQPQLIFAGFEILDEDPFWVPFTEDDLEDLGELADKENVAKRYMDGVRRKKGLLVEGRNVATDAEKQKTLKR; this is translated from the exons ATGCCTGTCGTTACTCCAGAAAAGCTGGCTAGCCTGCAGAGGCAGTCCAGTGATATCCGAAAT ATTTGTATCTTGGCCCATGTTGATCATGGCAAGACCTCACTTACCGATGCTCTGCTCGCCACAAATGGCATCATCTCACCAAAATTGGCGGGCAAAATCCGCTACCTAGACTCCAGACCCGATGAGCAGACAAGAGGAATCACCATGGAATCCTCTGCCATTTCTCTCTACTTTGCTATGCGTCGGAAAACAGCCCCTGACGCTGagcccgaggacaaggagtACCTAGTCAACTTGATCGACTCACCCGGCCATATCGACTTCAGTTCCGAAGtctcgacagcttcaagatTGTGTGACGGCGCCGTCGTACTTGTGGATGCCGTCGAGGGAGTCTGCAGTCAAACAGTCACTGTGCTCCGTCAAACATGgattgagaagctcaagccccTTCTTGTCATTAACAAGATTGATCGACTAGTGACAGAACTCAAGATGACTCCCGGAGAAGCATACATTCACCTAAGCAAGCTTCTTGAGCAAGTAAATGCTGTTCTTGGAAGCTTTTTCCAGGGCGAACGAATGGAGGAGGATCTCAACtggagggagaagatggaggagcgaGTGAACGCAGCGACAGCCGCCAAGGAATCGGCTCTTGCGGATCAAGTCAGCGACACTGGAGATATCCAATTCGAGGAGAGAGACGACGAAGACATTTACTTTGCCCCGGAGAAGAACAACGTCATTTTCAGCAGCGCCATCGACGGTTGGGCCTTCACCTGCAGGCAATTCGCCGCCAtgtacgagaagaagcttggcATCAAGCGAGGCGTGATGGAAAAGGTTCTATGGGGCAACTTTTACCTGGAtcccaagacaaagaagattTTGGGCCCAAAGCATCTCAAGGGGCGAAACCTGAAGCCCCTTTTTGTCCAGCTGGTACTTGAGCCAGTGTGGACTGTCTACCAAGCAACTGTGGGCGGTGACAATGGCACTGGTGATCGAGAACTGTTGGAGAAGGTCACAAGGTCCCTTAACATCAAGCTCACGCCGCATCTGCTCAAGTCCCGAGACCAGAGACTTCTGATGACAACAGTCTTCGCATCTTGGCTACCCTTGTCGACGGCGTTGTTGGTATCTGTCATCGAATCCTTGCCGTCTCCCGCTGCCGCGCAAGCTGAGCGACTACCCGAGCTACTCGAGGAATCCCCCGGCTCCGAGCACATTGATAAGTCTATCAAAGATGCCATGGTCTCATTCAAGCACGAAAAGTCCGATCCCGTCGTCGCCTATGTCAGTAAGATGGTGTCCGTTCCCGAGAGCGAGCTACCCGAGAACAAGCGACGAACCGGAGTGCAAATGAGCGGCGAAGAGGCACGAGATCTCGCCCGCAAGAAGAGGGCTGAAGCTGCGAGGGCTCAGGCTGCAGCTGGCGAGAATGGCGTTGACAGCATGGCAACCGCTCTTGATGCGGTCAACCTCGATGATTATGCCCCTgagttggaggagaagaaggtcgaTCCCGAGCATCTCATTGGATTTGCCCGTATTTACTCCGGAACTCTCTCGGTTGGCGACAAGCTCTATGTCATCCCTCCGAAGTGGTCACCTGCTGAACCACATGCTGCCCCTGAGCCTCAAGAAGTCACTGTCACCGCGCTTTACATGCTCATGGGCAGGAACTTGGAGGCTCTTGAGTCGGTCCCCGCTGGCTGTGTGTTTGGCATCGGTGGTCTTGAGGGCAAGATTCTGAAATCAGGAACCCTGTGCAGCCGCCTGGAAGGCGCTGTCAACCTTGCAGGTGTAAGCATGGTGGGCAAGCCTATTGTCCGTGTTGCTTTGGAGCCTGTGAACCCCGCCGATCTCGACAAGATGATCCAtggcctggagctgctggtgCAGAGTGACCCGTGTGCCGAGTATGAACTCCTTGCAAGTGGCGAGCATGTCTTGCTGACTGCTGGCGAACTTCATCTCGAACGATGTTTGACGGATCTCAAGGAGAGATTCGCTCTCTGTGATATCCAACCTGGCGCTCCCCTTGTTCCTTATCGCGAGACTATCGTCAGGGCCGAGGAGATGCGACCACCTGCGAACAAGGAGCTTGGTCGAGGTGCTGTTGTTGCTACTACCAGTTCAAAGCAGGTCACCATCTCACTCCGTGTACAGCCATTGCCAGCAGATGTGACAGAATTTCTGCTCAAGAACGCAGACGCCATCAAGCGTCTGTATGACCGCAAGGCCAAAGCGGAGGAGTCTGAGGGCGAAGAGATCGCCGCAGAGACCGACGTCGCTGCCGGCAACACCCTGTCCGTGGAGGACTTTAAGAAGCAGCTtaaggagaagcttgagagcGGCAAGGGCAGGGAGAACTGGAAGGATCGCATAGACAAGATCGTGGCCTTTGGACCTCGACGAACCGGACCAAACTTCCTCATTGATGCCACTGCAGATGGtatcttctccaaggcttTCGCGACCGAGAATACCACAGGTGCGGCTCCTCGTGCTGGAGAATCCCTTCACCCAAGCCATCTGGCCGATAAGATCTCCTACGCCTTCcagcttgctgctgctcaaggtCCTCTGTGTAACGAGCCCCTTCAAGGCGTGGCTGTctttgtcgaggaggtcacACTCAACCTTGCCGAAGACGATACTTCGGCTCGAGACAAGCTGGGTCGTCTTACCGGCGAAATCATCAAGACCTTCCAGTCCGCCCTGCGTTCCGGCTTCCTTGACTGGTCCTCGCGTCTCATGCTCGCCATGTACAGTGTCGAGATTCAAGCCTCAACCGAAGTCCTCGGTCGTGTATACGATGTTCTGACTCGTCGTCGCGGCCGTGTCATCGCCGAGATTATGAAGGAGGGCACacccttcttcaccatccaAGCCCTACTCCCGGTCGCCGAGAGTTTCGGCTTCGCAGATGAGATGCGCAAGCGCACCAGTGGCGCCGCGCAGCCGCAGCTCATCTTCGCAGGCTTCGAAATCCTGGACGAGGACCCCTTCTGGGTGCCCTTCACTGAAGATGATCTGGAGGATCTCGGTGAGCTGGCTGACAAGGAGAACGTGGCCAAGCGATACATGGACGgtgtgaggaggaagaagggatTGCTTGTGGAGGGAAGGAATGTGGCTACGGATGctgagaagcaaaagacGTTGAAGAGGTAG
- a CDS encoding Protein kinase domain-containing protein has protein sequence MEAAGLALAVVGAVDLCIKYGRELRKTCTAFKGAEPELEERALKIEIGWHRCFTQLDFLKSISHLMDETHQSLQERTLRMLSIKLDSATHTLRGMVHPQTVNDGNGKRVVFVPRPFKYAMKKEKLDEAIDALSSWQQMSDPSWFLLMRMHGREMGKALTTASKVTGAIPSVAAIQKDLREASPESSSQASTGLSLPAKELYKMDISGIPFSDLKIAKSERPGRTTTYVLDELGTLDSASYQDMEKNIRGLARRLQHKEPQTFGLLGCKGFVAEKLGPNLGRFTIVSRMPPGLTSAQSLRQRLLQGGKPSTLSRRFSIAQELAKSVSYIHVFGFVHKNIRPETILDFDTGGKDGASVFLLGFEDFRQEDGRTRRRGDDALERNLYRHPSRHGIVLKEGFIMQHDIYSLGVCLLEIGLWQSFVNYEADGENQTPSPVVGVSSDASHDEAAAFLLTSVKDRFVKLAQTELRECMGTRYSEIVETCLTCLDPGNKFGDQQEFQDKDGIRVGVRYIEKSDPPPTQQPLCLKAQKNMPENPLIPSTQTLEQDHDAGLNDF, from the exons ATGGAGGCAGCTGGGTTAGCATTGGCAGTGGTCGGCGCGGTAGACTTGTGTATCAA GTATGGAAGAGAGTTACGAAAGACGTGCACGGCTTTCAAGGGAGCCGAGCCCGAGCTCGAAGAGAGAGCCCTCAAGATAGAGATTGGTTGGCACAGATGCTTCACTCAGCTCGACTTTCTCAAGTCTATCAGTCACTTGATGGACGAAACCCACCAAAGCCTACAAGAGAGGACTTTACGAATGTTGTCCATCAAACTCGATAGCGCAACTCACACGCTACGGGGAATGGTTCACCCTCAGACTGTCAATGATGGCAATGGGAAGAGAGTCGTCTTTGTTCCTCGACCGTTCAAGTATgcgatgaagaaggagaaacTCGACGAAGCTATTGATGCTCTCAGCTCCTGGCAGCAAATGTCAGATCCGTCGTGGTTTCTACTCATGAGGATGCATGGCCGTGAGATGGGCAAGGCTCTCACAACAGCGTCAAAGGTAACAGGGGCTATTCCTTCGGTCGCTGCCATCCAAAAGGATTTAAGAGAAGCCTCACCGGAAAGCTCCAGTCAAGCATCAACTGGATTATCACTGCCTGCCAAGGAACTCTACAAGATGGATATTTCCGGCATTCCCTTCTCGGACTTGAAGATTGCCAAGAGCGAAAGACCTGGGAGGACCACCACCTACGTCCTGGACGAGCTCGGTACTCTCGACTCGGCCTCCTACCAGGATATGGAGAAGAACATTCGAGGCCTGGCTCGCCGGCTCCAGCATAAAGAACCGCAGACATTTGGCCTACTTGGCTGCAAAGGATTCGTCGCAGAGAAATTAGGTCCAAACCTGGGGAGGTTCACGATAGTATCCCGTATGCCGCCTGGCCTGACCAGCGCTCAGAGTCTTCGACAGCGCTTACTACAAGGCGGCAAACCCAGCACATTGTCTCGAAGGTTCTCAATCGCCCAGGAGTTGGCCAAGTCTGTCAGTTATATACACGTCTTTGGCTTTGTCCACAAGAACATTCGTCCCGAGACCATCCTGGACTTCGATACCGGGGGAAAGGATGGTGCCTCGGTTTTCCTACTCGGCTTTGAGGATTTTCGACAAGAGGATGGAAGAACACGACGTCGCGGCGATGATGCCTTGGAGAGAAACTTATACCGTCATCCTTCACGGCACGGTATAGTCCTCAAGGAGGGGTTCATCATGCAGCATGACATATACAGCCTTGGAGTTTGCCTGCTAGAGATTGGGTTATGGCAAAGCTTTGTCAACTACGAGGCCGACGGAGAGAACCAAACTCCGTCTCCCGTGGTCGGTGTATCCTCTGATGCCTCACATGACGAAGCAGCGGCTTTCCTCTTGACTTCGGTAAAAGACCGTTTTGTCAAGTTGGCTCAAACTGAACTCCGAGAATGCATGGGGACCCGATATTCGGAGATTGTCGAAACCTGTCTCACTTGCTTGGATCCAGGCAACAAGTTTGGAGATCAGCAAGAGTTTCAGGACAAGGACGGGATTCGTGTAGGTGTGAGGTATATTGAAAAG TCAGATCCTCCACCGACTCAACAGCCTCTGTGTCTAAAGGCTCAGAAGAACATGCCCGAGAACCCTCTAATACCAAGTACGCAAACCCTGGAGCAGGATCATGATGCTGGATTAAACGACTTTTGA
- a CDS encoding Histone-lysine N-methyltransferase, H3 lysine-79 specific: MMRLFGGKNNKFKADPPKIRIEKVVVDRPATKPKPKPKPALSGSASRSSSSHRPSPKPLARQASHSPYPSSSDEKRLERKRKAPSVSRRSPASDRIEFDKDSDGEDDGWMTLDSNKRQRKGTEDGFVDTNRKLRSVRAFKDRLDRRSFIHAVDVASLQHKCVPVMGAQKEDVAIELQYPSLQPREKYELVWGKDKIDAVEASIKVVRHVAETYLTDDEAEPFTNPNGGIIRRLEKASNRNIQDLMGFKTALREYNEKLLALVEDGVISKNLDNMHELPQHLVAFILDQIYDRTVAPKVELLSKYENGTDYVYGELLHPFISKILVEQTQMTSGQVFVDLGSGVGNVVLQAALEIGCESWGCEMMENACNLGEAQKKEFDARCTLWGIKPGKAHLERGDFRHNQHILEALRRADVILVNNKAFTSSLNDDLTRMFLDLKPGAKIVSLKSFVAEKNNNHNINDVGSRILDVEECTYPEGYVSWTNAGGSYFISTRKQ; encoded by the exons ATGATGCGTCTTTTTGGTGGAAAGAacaacaagttcaaggccGATCCTCCCAAGATCCGGATCGAAAAGGTCGTCGTCGACCGGCCGGCCACCAAGCcaaagccgaagccgaagcccgCCCTCAGCGGCTCAGCCTCCcggtcctcgtcctcgcaCCGACCTTCCCCGAAGCCTCTCGCACGCCAGGCTAGTCACTCGCCGTATCCCTCATCATCCGACGAGAAGCGGTTGGAGCGTAAGCGCAAGGCTCCCTCGGTGTCGCGTCGATCGCCGGCCAGTGACCGGATCGAGTTTGACAAGGATAGCGATGGCGAAGACGACGGATGGATGACCCTTGACAGCAATAAGAGACAGCGCAAGGGCACCGAAGACGGCTTCGTCGACACTAACCGTAAGCTGCGGAGCGTACGGGCCTTTAAGGATAGGCTAGACAGGAGGAGCTTCATTCATGCCGTGGATGTGGCCTCGCTCCAACACAAATGTGTGCCCGTGATGGGCGCTCAAAAGGAGGATGTTGCCATCGAGCTGCAGTATCCCAGCCTACAGCCACGCGAGAA ATATGAGCTCGTCTggggcaaggacaagattgATGCAGTCGAGGCCAGCATAAAGGTAGTTCGACATGTAGCCGAGACATATCTaaccgacgacgaggccgagccCTTCACGAACCCCAACGGAGGCATTATCCGTCGATTGGAGAAGGCATCCAATCGCAACATACAGGACCTCATGGGTTTCAAGACGGCTCTGCGCGAGTACAACGAGAAGCTCCTAGCTCTGGTGGAGGACGGTGTGATTtccaagaacctcgacaacatgCACGAGCTCCCCCAGCACCTCGTCGCATTCATCCTCGACCAAATCTATGACCGGACCGTGGCACCCAAAGTCGAACTTCTCTCCAAGTACGAGAACGGAACCGATTATGTCTATGGCGAGCTCCTTCAtcccttcatctccaagatccTCGTGGAACAGACCCAGATGACATCGGGACAAGTCTTTGTGGACCTGGGTTCGGGCGTAGGAAACGTGGTTTTGCAGGCGGCCCTGGAGATTGGCTGTGAAAGCTGGGGCtgtgagatgatggagaacgCATGCAATCTTGGCGAGGctcagaagaaggagttTGACGCTCGATGCACTCTCTGGGGTATCAAGCCAGGCAAAGCGCACCTGGAACGTGGTGATTTCCGCCACAACCAGCacatcctcgaggccctgaGGCGTGCTGATGTGATCCTGGTGAACAACAAGGCCTTCACCTCAAGCCTCAACGACGACCTTACTAGGATGTTCCTTGATCTAAAGCCGGGCGCCAAGATTGTGTCGCTCAAATCGTTTGTCGCGGAGAAgaacaacaaccacaacatcaacgacgTCGGTAGCAGGATCCTCGATGTGGAGGAATGCACATACCCCGAGGGTTATGTGAGCTGGACTAATGCGGGAGGATCGTACTTTATTTCGACGCGAAAGCAGTAG
- a CDS encoding Eukaryotic translation initiation factor 3 subunit L: MATYQNGVAPARALDDDSDVEEEALVAEYKEHVQYEDGDDLSRTTSLNLAQQTDDIQARLVQAAQPLDFQAPLETKFQSYDAYCSLFHYILNSDGPVDLEPPSYYWAWDVIDEFIYQFNSFSSYRMRIARQTSNEEERQALRENPNTWGCYSVLNVLYSLIQRSQITDQLAAMKRNEDPMAVAGDYGSKNLYRMLGYFSIIGLLRVHCLLGDFSLALKTLDDIELNKKAMFARVMAAHFTTYYYVGFSYMMQHRYADAIRMFSHILVYVSRTKNFQKSAQYDSITKKNEQMYALIAICVAFQPTRLDDTIHSALREKYGDQLLKLQRGGPESLPIFEELFRTACPKFISPVPPDFENPEANIDPVEHHLAVFMDEVKTNMWSPTIKSYLRLYTTMDLNKLAGFLEVKPEELRSWLLVTKQRTKQLRWQDQGLLEGELVNVSDLDYALQGDLIHISEAKVGRKLVDWYLRNLSRTYN; the protein is encoded by the exons ATGGCTACCTACCAGAACGGCGTGGCTCCGGCCCGCGCCCTCGATGACGATAgcgatgtcgaggaggaggccctGGTGGCCGAGTACAAGGAGCACGTCCAGTacgaggatggtgatgacctcaGCCGCACCACCTCTCTGAACCTGGCCCAGCAGACCGACGATATCCAGGCCCGCCTCGTCcaggctgctcagcctcTCGACTTCCAGGCCCCTCTCGAGACCAAGTTCCAGAGCTACGATGCGTACTGCAGTCTGTTTCACTACATCCTGAACTCGGATGGTCCCGTTGACCTCGAGCCTCCTTCG TACTACTGGGCTTGGGATGTCATCGATGAGTTCATCTACCAGTTCAACTCGTTCTCGTCGTACCGCATGCGAATTGCCCGGCAAACAtccaacgaggaggagcgccaGGCTCTCCGCGAGAACCCCAACACCTGGGGCTGCTACAGCGTCCTCAACGTTCTCTACTCCCTCATCCAGCGATCCCAGATCACCGACCAGCTGGCCGCTATGAAGCGCAACGAGGACCCCATGGCTGTTGCCGGCGACTACGGTTCCAAGAACCTGTACCGAATGCTTGGCTACTTCTCCATCATCGGTCTCCTCCGGGTCCACTGTCTTCTGGGAGACTTCAGCCTGGctctcaagaccctcgaTGACATCgagctcaacaagaaggccatGTTCGCCCGTGTCATGGCCGCCCACTTCACCACTTACTACTATGTGGGTTTCTCCTACATGATGCAGCACCGCTACGCCGATGCCATCCGCATGTTCAGCCACATCCTGGTCTATGTGTCGCGAACCAAGAACTTCCAGAAGAGCGCCCAGTACGACTCTatcaccaagaagaatgAGCAGATGTACGCCCTCATTGCCATCTGCGTCGCTTTCCAGCCCACCCGCCTGGACGACACCATCCACAGCGCTCTCCGTGAGAAGTACGGTgaccagcttctcaagctccagCGCGGTGGCCCCGAGTCCCTCCCCATCTTTGAGGAGCTCTTCCGCACCGCCTGCCCCAAGTTCATCTCCCCCGTTCCTCCGGACTTTGAGAACCCCGAGGCCAACATCGACCCCGTTGAGCATCACCTCGCTGTCTTCAtggacgaggtcaagaccaACATGTGGAGCCCCACCATCAAGTCTTACCTCCGACTCTACACCACCATGGACCTCAACAAGCTCGCTGGTTTCCTCGAGGTGAAGCCCGAGGAGCTGCGATCATGGCTCCTGGTTACCAAGCAGCGCACCAAGCAGCTGCGATGGCAGGACCAGGGTCTGCTCGAGGGTGAGCTCGTCAACGTTAGCGACCTTGACTATGCTCTCCAGGGC GACCTGATTCACATCTCGGAGGCCAAGGTTGGACGCAAGCTCGTGGACTGGTACCTCCGAAACCTGTCCCGCACCTACAACTGA